The following coding sequences are from one Streptomyces sp. NBC_01232 window:
- a CDS encoding phospholipase, translating into MRRRRLVPALVPALATAAATAVLALAPAAWAAPQVPADKPLVLTRWTQTSAASYQAWADAREHREAWAAYGFDWSTDQCTSSPDNPLGFPFAAACARHDFGYRNHRAAGLFPAAKARLDLAFHADLKRVCAQYSGPRRSSCDGTAWTYYQAVRLLGIS; encoded by the coding sequence ATGCGCCGTCGCCGCCTCGTCCCCGCTCTCGTCCCCGCCCTCGCCACCGCCGCCGCCACGGCGGTGCTCGCCCTCGCCCCGGCGGCCTGGGCCGCACCGCAGGTCCCGGCCGACAAACCGCTGGTGCTGACCCGCTGGACGCAGACCAGTGCCGCCAGCTACCAGGCGTGGGCCGACGCCCGCGAGCACCGGGAGGCCTGGGCCGCGTACGGCTTCGACTGGTCGACGGACCAGTGCACCTCGTCCCCCGACAACCCCCTCGGCTTCCCCTTCGCCGCGGCCTGCGCGCGCCACGACTTCGGCTACCGCAACCACCGGGCGGCAGGGCTGTTCCCGGCCGCCAAGGCACGGCTGGACCTGGCGTTCCACGCGGACCTGAAGAGGGTCTGCGCGCAGTACTCGGGCCCCCGCAGGAGCTCGTGCGACGGCACCGCGTGGACCTACTACCAAGCGGTCAGGCTCCTCGGCATCTCCTGA
- a CDS encoding alpha/beta fold hydrolase: MRNAVVTPEGDRIRWVELPGDEPARVYVHGLGSTSPAYFAASATHPLLAGRRSLLVDLLGHGHSDRPEGFTYTLEAHADALAAALAEAGVEGAELIAHSMGGAVAIVLADRHPRMVSRLVLVDANLDPQQPVPVMPGSSGIASYTEEEFLAGGWAEVRDRVSAHWWATMRLAGRTALYRSAVHLAAGTTPTMRELLLESKVPCAYLLPEADGPLPGAEALEASGVTVVSVPDCGHNIMLDNPEGFARATAAALARD, translated from the coding sequence GTGAGGAACGCCGTGGTCACGCCGGAGGGCGACCGGATCCGCTGGGTGGAGCTGCCGGGGGACGAACCGGCCCGGGTCTACGTGCACGGGCTCGGATCCACCTCGCCCGCGTACTTCGCCGCGAGCGCCACGCATCCGCTGCTGGCGGGGCGGCGTTCGCTGCTGGTCGATCTGCTGGGGCACGGGCACAGCGACCGGCCCGAGGGGTTCACCTACACCCTCGAGGCGCATGCGGACGCGCTGGCGGCCGCCCTCGCCGAGGCCGGTGTGGAGGGCGCCGAGCTGATCGCCCACAGCATGGGCGGGGCCGTGGCCATCGTGCTCGCGGACCGGCATCCCCGCATGGTGTCCCGTCTGGTGCTCGTCGACGCCAATCTGGATCCGCAGCAGCCCGTCCCCGTCATGCCGGGGAGCAGCGGGATCGCCTCCTACACCGAGGAGGAATTCCTGGCCGGCGGCTGGGCCGAGGTCCGGGACCGGGTCAGCGCGCACTGGTGGGCCACGATGCGGCTGGCCGGCCGAACCGCCCTGTACCGCAGCGCCGTTCACCTGGCCGCCGGCACCACACCCACCATGCGTGAGCTGCTGCTGGAGTCGAAGGTCCCGTGCGCCTACCTGCTGCCGGAGGCGGACGGCCCGCTCCCGGGCGCCGAAGCCCTGGAGGCCTCGGGCGTGACGGTGGTCTCCGTCCCCGACTGCGGGCACAACATCATGCTCGACAACCCGGAGGGCTTCGCCCGGGCCACCGCGGCGGCGCTGGCCCGCGACTGA
- a CDS encoding GNAT family N-acetyltransferase, which produces MEIRRALTTAELSAAEPLFDGPAREEWSERFLAAPGHVMLIAYVDGVPAGMVSGIEMIHPDKGTEMCLYELSVDEGYRRRGIGRDLTLALAEEAKSRGCYGMWVGVDTDNEPALATYTAAGARDEGVFSMRGWPLAP; this is translated from the coding sequence ATGGAAATCCGCCGGGCCCTCACCACCGCCGAGCTCTCGGCCGCCGAGCCCCTCTTCGACGGGCCCGCCCGCGAGGAGTGGTCCGAGCGCTTCCTCGCCGCCCCGGGGCACGTGATGCTCATCGCCTACGTCGACGGAGTACCCGCCGGGATGGTCTCCGGCATTGAGATGATCCACCCCGACAAGGGCACCGAGATGTGCCTGTACGAGCTCTCCGTGGACGAGGGGTACCGCCGCCGCGGCATCGGCCGCGATCTGACCCTGGCCCTGGCCGAGGAGGCGAAGTCGCGCGGCTGTTACGGCATGTGGGTGGGGGTCGACACCGACAACGAGCCCGCTCTGGCCACCTACACGGCCGCCGGCGCCCGCGACGAGGGCGTCTTCTCGATGCGTGGCTGGCCCCTCGCCCCGTAG
- a CDS encoding serine/threonine-protein kinase, translated as MNSATEVFEPLRADDPSTVAGYRIAARLGAGGMGRVYLSHTQGGRPVAIKVVRPELAEDPAFRRRFRREVEAARRVRGAYTAELIDADADGIPPWLATLYVPGPSLSQAVDRRGPLPVPAVLWLMAGVAEALQAIHAAGIVHRDMKPSNVLLAADGPRVIDFGISLASDSTAYTATGATIGTPQYMSPEQASAGEVTAAADVFSLGQTAAFAALGEPLYGTGPSPMVLYRIVHSEPDLSRLPEELRPLLARCLAADPQERATPAEIVEWCRRQLGEDADADSGPALWREVTGPELTVPEPVADPAPQPGPEPGQAHAALPVPAPAGAPVPPNTIHRVWQPPQTAAPEGPEQRRRRRRRNALLTAVSATALALVAGTAWTVVDRMSDGRQDPARAQAKQSPAASTAGRAGGPASGGPAPEAVKSTPSPSPSPSAPPRPMPYGSLHLDESNSIGIQEPVERANPTGDIRLDCERVGCELQSDTSAITMLRGKPNGSLETCRTALKDTTARRQTLITAAAGSEFCVKHPSGEIALLVLTLKSTPGMSDRESFLVLDMTVWRTA; from the coding sequence ATGAACAGCGCGACCGAGGTGTTCGAGCCACTGCGGGCGGACGATCCGTCCACCGTGGCCGGATACCGCATCGCGGCCCGGCTCGGCGCGGGCGGTATGGGCCGGGTCTACCTTTCGCACACCCAGGGCGGGCGACCGGTCGCGATCAAGGTCGTACGGCCGGAACTGGCCGAGGACCCCGCGTTCCGAAGACGGTTCCGCCGCGAGGTGGAGGCCGCCCGCCGGGTCCGGGGCGCGTACACCGCCGAGCTGATCGACGCCGACGCGGACGGGATTCCGCCGTGGCTGGCCACGCTCTACGTACCCGGGCCCTCTCTGTCCCAGGCGGTGGACCGGCGCGGCCCGCTGCCCGTACCCGCCGTGCTGTGGCTGATGGCGGGCGTGGCCGAGGCCCTGCAGGCCATCCATGCCGCGGGCATCGTGCACCGGGACATGAAGCCGTCGAACGTGCTGCTGGCCGCCGACGGGCCCCGCGTCATCGACTTCGGCATCTCGCTGGCGTCCGACTCCACCGCGTACACCGCCACGGGCGCCACCATCGGCACGCCCCAGTACATGTCGCCCGAGCAGGCCTCGGCGGGTGAGGTCACGGCAGCCGCCGACGTCTTCTCGCTGGGCCAGACGGCGGCGTTCGCCGCACTGGGCGAGCCCCTCTACGGCACCGGCCCCTCCCCGATGGTGCTCTACCGGATCGTGCACTCCGAGCCCGATCTGTCCCGGCTGCCGGAGGAGCTGCGTCCACTGCTGGCCCGGTGCCTGGCCGCCGATCCGCAGGAGCGGGCCACCCCGGCGGAGATCGTGGAGTGGTGCCGGCGGCAACTGGGCGAGGACGCCGACGCGGACAGCGGCCCGGCCCTCTGGCGGGAGGTGACCGGGCCCGAGCTGACCGTCCCGGAGCCCGTCGCGGATCCCGCCCCGCAGCCCGGCCCGGAGCCCGGCCAGGCGCATGCCGCGCTGCCCGTTCCGGCGCCCGCCGGGGCGCCCGTTCCTCCGAACACGATCCACCGGGTATGGCAGCCTCCGCAGACGGCGGCGCCGGAAGGGCCGGAACAACGGCGCAGGCGCCGACGGCGCAACGCGCTGCTCACCGCCGTGTCCGCGACGGCCCTCGCGCTGGTGGCGGGCACGGCCTGGACGGTCGTCGACAGGATGTCGGACGGCAGGCAGGACCCGGCGCGGGCTCAGGCCAAGCAGTCCCCGGCGGCTTCGACGGCCGGCCGGGCGGGCGGTCCGGCGAGCGGCGGTCCGGCCCCGGAGGCCGTGAAATCCACGCCGAGCCCGAGCCCGAGCCCGAGCGCGCCGCCGAGGCCCATGCCCTACGGCTCCCTGCACCTGGACGAATCGAACTCGATCGGCATCCAGGAACCGGTGGAGCGCGCGAACCCCACGGGCGACATCCGCCTGGACTGCGAACGGGTCGGCTGCGAACTGCAGAGCGACACCAGCGCGATCACCATGCTGCGGGGCAAGCCGAACGGCTCCCTCGAGACCTGCCGGACCGCCCTCAAGGACACCACCGCCCGGCGTCAGACGCTGATCACGGCGGCGGCCGGCAGCGAATTCTGCGTCAAGCACCCGTCGGGTGAGATCGCCCTGCTCGTGCTCACGCTGAAGTCGACCCCGGGGATGTCGGACCGGGAGAGCTTCCTGGTGCTGGACATGACGGTCTGGCGCACGGCCTGA
- a CDS encoding S8 family peptidase produces the protein MTAFAAFLPAAALLAAATTGAPPALRPDAPHSDAAPYVVVLKDTASRAPARALAAEAVDAGDEVGAVYDAALNGFAVRTTAARAAALAADPRVASVEPDTEFHTTGTADTTDTPDAADTPGTPGARMQPQAPAPWSLDRIDQRELPLDGSYTYPTRAEGVTVYVVDTGINTGHREFGGRARNGYNAVFLGSSRDCSGHGTHVAATVGGETYGVAKGVSLVGVKVADCRGSASLSAILKGLDWVVKDATRARATPAVANMSIGGTPSYALDAAVVRAVASGITFTAAAGNDGKDACSGSPASVPEAITVGATDAEDRRAPFSNHGRCVDISAPGVGITSAWKDTETATARASGTSMAAPHVAGAAALILARGIARTPAQVSEELLHSAVPDRISDLRPGTPNLLLHTPTGR, from the coding sequence ATGACCGCATTCGCCGCGTTCCTCCCCGCCGCCGCACTCCTCGCGGCGGCCACCACGGGCGCCCCTCCCGCCCTCCGCCCCGACGCTCCCCACTCCGACGCCGCCCCCTATGTCGTCGTCCTCAAGGACACCGCCTCCCGAGCCCCGGCACGCGCCCTGGCCGCCGAGGCGGTGGACGCGGGTGACGAGGTCGGGGCCGTCTACGACGCCGCCCTGAACGGCTTCGCCGTCCGCACCACGGCCGCCCGCGCCGCCGCCCTGGCCGCCGACCCCCGGGTGGCCTCCGTGGAGCCGGACACGGAGTTCCACACCACCGGCACGGCCGACACCACCGACACCCCCGACGCGGCCGACACCCCCGGCACGCCCGGAGCGCGGATGCAGCCCCAGGCGCCCGCGCCCTGGTCCCTGGACCGGATCGACCAGCGCGAACTCCCGCTCGACGGCTCGTACACGTACCCCACCAGGGCCGAGGGCGTCACCGTCTACGTGGTCGACACCGGGATCAACACCGGCCACCGGGAGTTCGGGGGCCGCGCCCGCAACGGCTACAACGCGGTGTTCCTCGGCAGCTCCCGCGACTGCAGCGGCCACGGCACGCACGTCGCGGCGACCGTGGGCGGGGAGACGTACGGGGTCGCCAAGGGGGTCTCGCTCGTCGGGGTGAAGGTGGCCGACTGCCGCGGTTCCGCGAGTCTTTCGGCCATCCTCAAGGGGCTCGACTGGGTGGTGAAGGACGCGACCCGGGCGCGGGCCACCCCCGCGGTGGCCAACATGAGCATCGGCGGCACCCCCAGCTACGCCCTCGACGCGGCGGTGGTCCGGGCCGTGGCCTCCGGCATCACCTTCACCGCGGCCGCCGGCAATGACGGCAAGGACGCCTGCTCCGGGTCCCCGGCCTCCGTCCCCGAGGCCATCACGGTCGGCGCGACCGACGCCGAGGACCGGCGCGCGCCCTTCTCCAACCACGGCCGCTGCGTGGACATCTCGGCGCCCGGCGTGGGCATCACCTCGGCCTGGAAGGACACCGAAACCGCCACGGCCCGCGCCTCCGGCACCTCGATGGCCGCCCCGCACGTGGCCGGGGCCGCCGCGCTGATCCTGGCGCGCGGGATCGCGCGCACCCCGGCGCAGGTGTCCGAGGAACTGCTGCACAGCGCCGTGCCCGACCGGATCTCCGACCTCCGGCCCGGCACCCCGAACCTGCTGCTCCACACCCCCACCGGACGCTAG
- a CDS encoding WxL protein peptidoglycan domain-containing protein yields the protein MPLRSRSRTCSRPRSRTRTFLYGLLLGLLLGAGLLPATAATAADNGTWGVFPTPAAGAAMTDRAYFFHQGTAGSTLSDSVTLLNSSDKELTFQVFATDAVNTPAGGAFALLPVETRPKDVGAWITLAPETASTVTVPAKGRKDIPFTVQVPADATPGDHVGGIVALGTAVEGVQQDGKVQVGVKRSVGARLYFRVPGPVTAGLSVEDVRVSRSAPLLPWIGNARATVSYALVNRGNVVVEPEVTVSAEGLFGRKVLDRPARGLKLSLLPGQRIELTEPWPDAPQSDWVTVRIRAGAAGHPDLLPEAETEFIAVPWPAVGLLLVLAGATATVWALRRRRHAEGEQQEPVADLAGTR from the coding sequence ATGCCCCTCCGCAGCCGCAGCCGCACGTGCAGCCGCCCCCGTAGCCGCACCCGCACCTTCCTGTACGGCCTTCTCCTCGGCCTGCTGCTCGGCGCGGGCCTGTTGCCGGCCACCGCGGCGACGGCCGCGGACAACGGCACGTGGGGGGTGTTCCCGACGCCCGCGGCCGGCGCGGCGATGACCGACCGCGCCTACTTCTTCCACCAGGGCACGGCCGGGAGCACCCTCAGCGACAGCGTGACCCTCCTGAACTCCTCCGACAAGGAGCTGACGTTCCAGGTCTTCGCCACCGACGCCGTGAACACCCCGGCCGGCGGCGCCTTCGCGCTGCTGCCGGTGGAGACGAGGCCCAAGGACGTCGGCGCCTGGATCACCCTGGCGCCGGAGACCGCGAGCACCGTCACCGTGCCCGCCAAGGGCCGCAAGGACATCCCGTTCACCGTGCAGGTCCCGGCGGACGCGACGCCCGGTGACCACGTCGGCGGGATCGTCGCCCTGGGCACCGCCGTGGAGGGCGTACAGCAGGACGGCAAGGTCCAGGTCGGCGTGAAGCGCTCGGTCGGCGCCCGGCTCTACTTCCGGGTGCCGGGGCCCGTCACGGCGGGACTGAGCGTGGAGGACGTGCGGGTGAGCCGGTCGGCGCCGCTGCTGCCCTGGATCGGGAACGCCCGCGCCACGGTCTCGTACGCACTGGTCAACCGGGGCAATGTCGTCGTGGAACCCGAGGTGACGGTCTCCGCCGAGGGGCTGTTCGGGCGCAAGGTGCTGGACCGGCCCGCCCGCGGACTGAAGCTGTCCCTGCTGCCGGGCCAGCGGATCGAGCTGACCGAACCGTGGCCTGACGCCCCCCAGTCGGACTGGGTGACCGTCAGGATCAGGGCGGGCGCGGCGGGCCACCCCGATCTGCTCCCGGAGGCGGAGACGGAGTTCATCGCCGTGCCGTGGCCGGCCGTCGGCCTGCTCCTGGTCCTGGCCGGCGCGACGGCCACCGTGTGGGCGCTGCGCCGCCGGCGTCACGCGGAGGGCGAACAGCAGGAACCCGTAGCGGACTTGGCTGGGACGCGCTGA
- a CDS encoding CoA-acylating methylmalonate-semialdehyde dehydrogenase yields the protein MKTVNHWIGGKTVEGASGNYGPVTDPATGEVTTQVALASADEVDAAVRVAQEAYLTWGQSSLAARTKVLFAYRALLDANRDAIAELITAEHGKVHSDALGEVARGLEIVELACGITTQLKGELSTSVSNRVDVSSIRQPLGVVAGITPFNFPAMVPMWMFPLAVACGNTFILKPSEKDPSAANKLAELASEAGLPAGVLNVVHGDKVAVDALLAHPGIAAVSFVGSTPIARHIHTTASANGKRVQALGGAKNHMLVLPDADLDAAADAAVSAAYGSAGERCMAISAVVAVGAIGDELVEKIRERAEKIKIGPGNDPNSEMGPLITAAHRDKVASYVKGAADQGADVVLDGTGFTVEGNENGHWIGLSLLDRVKTDSDAYRDEIFGPVLCVLRAETYEEGVALINASPFGNGTAIFTRDGGAARRFQLEIEAGMVGVNVPIPVPVGYHSFGGWKDSLFGDHHIYGNDGIHFYTRGKVVTTRWPDPSEGHLGVDLGFPRNH from the coding sequence ATGAAGACCGTCAACCACTGGATCGGTGGCAAGACCGTCGAGGGCGCGTCGGGCAACTACGGCCCGGTCACCGACCCGGCCACCGGCGAGGTCACCACGCAGGTCGCGCTCGCCTCGGCCGACGAGGTCGACGCGGCCGTACGGGTCGCCCAGGAGGCCTACCTCACCTGGGGCCAGTCCTCGCTGGCCGCCCGCACCAAGGTGCTGTTCGCCTACCGCGCCCTGCTGGACGCCAACCGTGACGCCATCGCCGAGCTGATCACCGCCGAGCACGGCAAGGTCCACTCGGACGCGCTCGGCGAGGTCGCCCGGGGCCTGGAGATCGTCGAGCTGGCCTGCGGGATCACCACGCAGCTCAAGGGCGAGCTGTCCACCTCCGTCTCCAACCGGGTGGACGTCTCCTCGATCCGCCAGCCGCTGGGCGTCGTCGCGGGCATCACGCCCTTCAACTTCCCGGCGATGGTCCCGATGTGGATGTTCCCGCTTGCTGTGGCCTGCGGAAACACCTTCATCCTCAAGCCGAGCGAGAAGGACCCGTCGGCCGCCAACAAGCTCGCCGAGCTGGCGAGCGAGGCCGGTCTGCCGGCGGGCGTGCTGAACGTGGTCCACGGCGACAAGGTGGCCGTGGACGCACTGCTCGCCCACCCCGGCATCGCCGCCGTCTCCTTCGTCGGCTCGACCCCGATCGCCCGCCACATCCACACCACCGCCTCGGCCAACGGCAAGCGCGTCCAGGCCCTCGGCGGCGCCAAGAACCACATGCTGGTCCTGCCGGACGCCGACCTGGACGCCGCCGCCGACGCGGCCGTCTCTGCCGCCTACGGCTCGGCCGGTGAGCGCTGCATGGCGATCTCCGCCGTGGTCGCCGTCGGCGCGATCGGCGACGAGCTCGTCGAGAAGATCCGCGAGCGCGCCGAGAAGATCAAGATCGGCCCCGGCAACGACCCGAACTCCGAGATGGGCCCGCTGATCACCGCCGCCCACCGCGACAAGGTCGCCTCCTACGTGAAGGGCGCGGCCGACCAGGGCGCGGACGTCGTCCTCGACGGCACCGGCTTCACGGTCGAGGGCAACGAGAACGGCCACTGGATCGGCCTGTCCCTGCTGGACCGCGTCAAGACCGACTCCGACGCCTACCGCGACGAGATCTTCGGCCCGGTGCTGTGCGTGCTGCGCGCCGAGACCTACGAGGAGGGCGTGGCGCTCATCAACGCCTCGCCGTTCGGCAACGGCACCGCGATCTTCACCCGCGACGGCGGCGCCGCCCGCCGCTTCCAGCTGGAGATCGAGGCCGGCATGGTCGGCGTCAACGTGCCGATCCCGGTGCCGGTGGGCTACCACTCCTTCGGTGGCTGGAAGGACTCGCTCTTCGGCGACCACCACATCTACGGCAACGACGGCATCCACTTCTACACCCGCGGCAAGGTCGTCACGACCCGCTGGCCGGACCCCTCCGAGGGCCACCTCGGCGTGGACCTGGGCTTCCCCCGCAACCACTGA